One segment of Marvinbryantia formatexigens DSM 14469 DNA contains the following:
- a CDS encoding TRAP transporter small permease encodes MKRLRNAINKLVEVFSVLLIAVMVLLVLWQVVARYMLNSPSAFSEALTRYLFVWLVLVTATYAFGSREHMYISALNDKLRGGVKTAVGIGIEALTILFAACVMIYGGSSITAMQMVSLDSSLHIPMGIVYAIIPVCGVITVFYCMCNIAEELGRRKESA; translated from the coding sequence ATGAAACGATTGCGAAACGCTATCAACAAGCTGGTAGAGGTTTTTTCGGTACTGCTGATCGCGGTCATGGTACTCCTGGTATTGTGGCAGGTAGTAGCGCGCTATATGCTGAACAGTCCCAGCGCTTTCAGCGAAGCGCTGACACGGTATCTGTTTGTCTGGCTGGTCCTGGTCACTGCAACGTATGCCTTTGGAAGCCGGGAACATATGTACATATCGGCGCTCAATGATAAGCTGCGCGGCGGTGTGAAAACGGCTGTCGGCATTGGGATCGAGGCGCTGACGATCCTGTTTGCCGCCTGTGTGATGATATACGGCGGAAGCAGCATTACCGCCATGCAGATGGTTTCCCTTGATTCCAGCCTGCATATTCCTATGGGAATCGTTTATGCCATTATTCCTGTCTGTGGAGTAATTACTGTGTTCTACTGCATGTGCAATATTGCAGAGGAACTTGGGAGAAGAAAGGAGAGTGCCTGA
- a CDS encoding TRAP transporter large permease, producing the protein MSLAVQTAIVMVVLLVIMLAMGVSISVSVGLSSAVAMLCMLPADVSFTTSAQRLFAGANSFSLIAIPFFILAGNLMNNGGIAERLVNVAKVIAGRMPGALAQTNIIGNMMFGAISGSGAAAAAAMGGVIGPMEKKEGYDDAYSTVVNIASAPTGMLIPPSNLMIVYSTVAGSVSVAALFMGGYLPGILWGAAVMVLAGITARRRGYVIKEAVTARMALKAVLDAIPSLLLIVIIIGGILCGAFTATEASAVAVAYAAILGLIYKGFTIRDLPRIILASAKMTGIITLMIGLSSIMSWVMAFTGLPDIIAGGILSMTDNKYVILMLMNVILLVVGTFMDPTPAVLIFTPIFLPICQTFGMHPVQFGIMVSMNLCIGTITPPVGSILFTGCKVGGIKIEKVIRELLPYFGVILIALLLVTYIPSISMALPEAAGLIK; encoded by the coding sequence ATGTCCCTTGCTGTTCAAACTGCCATTGTCATGGTTGTACTGCTGGTCATTATGCTGGCTATGGGTGTTTCCATCAGCGTATCGGTGGGATTGTCAAGCGCCGTGGCGATGCTCTGTATGCTGCCCGCCGACGTTTCTTTTACAACCAGCGCCCAGCGGCTTTTTGCCGGCGCCAACTCGTTTTCACTGATTGCGATCCCGTTCTTTATACTGGCGGGGAATCTGATGAATAACGGCGGCATCGCGGAGCGTCTGGTGAATGTGGCAAAGGTCATCGCAGGAAGGATGCCCGGCGCGCTGGCGCAGACAAATATTATCGGAAACATGATGTTTGGTGCGATTTCCGGCTCCGGTGCGGCGGCCGCCGCTGCTATGGGCGGAGTGATCGGTCCTATGGAGAAGAAAGAAGGCTATGACGACGCCTATAGCACAGTGGTCAACATTGCCTCTGCTCCCACCGGAATGCTGATACCGCCGTCTAACCTGATGATCGTGTATTCTACCGTTGCAGGCAGTGTTTCGGTTGCGGCGCTGTTCATGGGCGGGTATCTGCCCGGTATCCTGTGGGGAGCGGCTGTTATGGTGCTTGCGGGCATCACTGCCAGAAGGCGGGGATACGTGATTAAAGAAGCGGTAACTGCCAGGATGGCATTAAAAGCGGTTCTGGATGCGATTCCGAGTCTGCTGCTCATTGTTATTATCATTGGCGGCATTCTGTGCGGCGCATTCACCGCTACCGAGGCAAGTGCGGTGGCTGTAGCTTATGCTGCCATACTGGGATTGATCTATAAGGGATTCACAATCAGAGATTTGCCGCGCATTATACTTGCCTCCGCCAAAATGACAGGTATTATCACGTTGATGATCGGGTTATCCTCAATTATGTCGTGGGTGATGGCATTTACCGGTCTGCCGGATATTATTGCAGGCGGGATTCTCTCGATGACAGACAATAAGTACGTGATACTGATGCTGATGAATGTGATTTTACTGGTGGTGGGAACCTTCATGGATCCTACGCCGGCGGTACTTATTTTTACTCCCATATTCCTGCCAATCTGCCAGACTTTTGGCATGCATCCGGTGCAGTTTGGCATCATGGTCAGCATGAACCTCTGTATTGGCACCATTACACCGCCGGTCGGTTCTATTCTGTTTACCGGTTGTAAGGTGGGTGGTATAAAGATTGAGAAGGTAATCAGAGAACTGCTGCCTTATTTCGGTGTAATTCTCATCGCCCTGCTTCTGGTCACCTATATTCCGTCCATTTCTATGGCGCTGCCGGAAGCTGCCGGACTGATTAAATAA
- a CDS encoding ABC transporter substrate-binding protein, whose protein sequence is MKRKVSLAMAAVMTASMAAVGSVPAAAADVSITIFNSKMEIQSQLEEKAAEYGEQAGVDIEVYYSNDTVSAHMATRYASEDPYTLAMVDAKDIYSLAGEHAIDLSDQEWVKDTNYAIGVNGQINGFPVCVEARGIIYNADAIEAITGETFNPEDYATLDAFKGLLDTLVAGGMESPVGIMKEDWSLGGHYLAEIYEQQEDVDAFVDSLYAGTADLINNEKFNSMMDTFDTLMQYNYAKDSAIAAEREVTEQKLAEGEIAFMFGGNWDWSVINAYEYSENMGMMPIPQNTEDGTNAKLVGGGSKYFFIDSSDNTSDEQRQAAKDFLNWLVYDEAGQSFLVNDCALVPAYSNITLEVADPLGRSVKEFVDTDSLIANYDYLPDDHYSICGASFQKYLAGQSDRAGFATEIENYWKSTTPVEK, encoded by the coding sequence ATGAAAAGAAAAGTATCTCTGGCAATGGCGGCTGTTATGACAGCTTCGATGGCGGCCGTAGGTTCCGTACCGGCAGCGGCGGCGGATGTATCTATCACGATCTTCAATTCCAAGATGGAGATTCAGAGCCAGCTTGAGGAGAAAGCAGCAGAGTATGGCGAGCAGGCAGGCGTAGATATCGAGGTTTACTACTCCAACGATACGGTTTCCGCCCACATGGCGACCAGATACGCATCGGAGGACCCGTACACACTGGCAATGGTAGACGCGAAGGATATCTACTCTCTGGCAGGAGAACATGCTATTGATTTAAGCGACCAGGAATGGGTGAAGGATACCAACTATGCAATCGGTGTAAACGGACAGATCAACGGCTTCCCGGTATGCGTAGAGGCACGTGGTATCATCTATAATGCAGACGCGATCGAGGCTATCACAGGCGAGACCTTCAATCCGGAAGATTACGCGACACTGGATGCGTTTAAGGGACTGCTGGATACGCTGGTTGCAGGCGGCATGGAATCTCCGGTCGGCATTATGAAGGAGGACTGGTCACTTGGCGGACACTACCTGGCTGAGATTTACGAGCAGCAGGAGGATGTGGATGCGTTTGTGGATTCTCTCTATGCGGGAACCGCGGACCTGATTAACAATGAAAAATTCAACTCCATGATGGACACGTTTGATACACTGATGCAGTACAATTACGCGAAGGATTCCGCGATTGCGGCAGAGCGTGAGGTAACAGAGCAGAAGCTGGCGGAAGGCGAAATCGCGTTCATGTTCGGCGGCAACTGGGACTGGTCCGTAATCAATGCGTATGAGTACAGCGAAAACATGGGTATGATGCCGATTCCGCAGAATACGGAAGACGGAACAAATGCAAAGCTTGTAGGCGGCGGTTCCAAATATTTCTTCATTGATTCTTCCGATAATACCAGCGACGAACAGCGTCAGGCTGCAAAGGATTTCCTCAACTGGCTGGTATACGATGAGGCTGGACAGAGCTTCCTGGTAAATGACTGCGCACTGGTTCCGGCTTACTCCAACATCACACTGGAAGTAGCAGACCCGCTGGGACGTTCCGTAAAGGAATTTGTTGATACAGATTCTCTTATCGCCAACTACGATTATCTGCCGGATGACCATTACTCTATCTGCGGCGCTTCCTTCCAGAAGTATCTGGCAGGCCAGAGCGACCGTGCCGGCTTTGCAACCGAAATTGAAAACTACTGGAAATCTACGACTCCTGTTGAAAAATAA
- a CDS encoding carbohydrate ABC transporter permease — MKRNTMSYKIKQYVMFAGPATILFVAVVLLPFVYGLYLTFTSWDGVSKSKPFVGFANYIAAFRDTAYWQALGRTLIYSVIAVILVNVVAFFLAYLVTSGIKGQNFFRAGFFIPNLIGGIVLGYIWKFVFNRALVALGQALSVGWLSTSWLATPNGAMACLIIVSVWQYAGYMMLIYVAGFMSVPKSLMEAAQIDGCTKSQATINVTIPLMRSSFVQCLFLTITRCFMVYDVNLSLTKGEPFGSSVMGAMHVYNQAFTYKNYGTGQAEALILFVVCAIVGVTQVYVGKKGEVEA, encoded by the coding sequence ATGAAAAGAAATACCATGTCGTACAAGATTAAACAGTACGTGATGTTTGCGGGTCCGGCGACGATTCTGTTTGTCGCGGTTGTGCTTCTTCCGTTTGTTTATGGTCTGTATCTGACATTCACAAGCTGGGACGGTGTTTCAAAATCCAAACCATTTGTCGGCTTTGCAAACTATATCGCGGCATTCCGGGATACGGCATACTGGCAGGCGCTTGGAAGAACACTGATTTACTCGGTAATTGCAGTTATTCTGGTTAATGTGGTGGCATTTTTCCTGGCATACCTTGTAACGAGCGGAATCAAGGGACAGAACTTCTTCCGCGCAGGCTTCTTTATCCCGAACCTTATCGGCGGTATCGTACTTGGTTATATCTGGAAATTTGTATTCAACCGTGCGCTGGTGGCGCTGGGACAGGCACTTTCTGTCGGCTGGCTCTCCACCTCGTGGCTGGCGACGCCCAACGGAGCGATGGCATGTCTGATTATCGTATCGGTATGGCAGTACGCCGGATATATGATGCTGATTTATGTCGCCGGTTTTATGAGTGTTCCGAAGAGCCTGATGGAGGCGGCGCAGATAGACGGCTGCACAAAGTCACAGGCAACCATCAACGTAACGATTCCGCTGATGCGTTCTTCTTTTGTACAGTGTCTGTTCCTGACAATCACACGCTGCTTTATGGTTTACGATGTGAACCTTTCTTTGACAAAGGGCGAACCGTTCGGTTCCTCGGTGATGGGTGCCATGCACGTATACAATCAGGCGTTCACATACAAGAATTACGGTACCGGTCAGGCGGAAGCGCTGATTCTGTTCGTTGTCTGCGCAATCGTAGGTGTGACACAGGTTTATGTTGGTAAGAAAGGGGAGGTGGAAGCATAA
- a CDS encoding carbohydrate ABC transporter permease, with amino-acid sequence MDANKKAAQKKTVSHVIMMIVLVILLFLFIFPFLLVVINVFKTKADITSNPLALIGEHGFTLANFPEAMKKMNFLTVFGNSLLVTSVSTVLTLLVSSMAAFVIVRNKWKACNILFSGMIASMVIPFQVLMIPLVSLYGGIFGVLNSRTTLILMHVGFSLSMATFMFHGAIHTNIPLELEEAALIDGCTRWQTYWRIVFPLLKPTIATVAIIDAMAFWNDYLLPSLVLGRKELYTIPIATQAFYGTYSTDMGLVMAALLLAMLPILILYLFLQRYIVEGVTSGAVKG; translated from the coding sequence ATGGATGCGAATAAGAAAGCGGCGCAAAAGAAAACGGTTTCGCACGTTATCATGATGATTGTGCTTGTAATCCTGCTGTTTTTATTTATCTTCCCGTTCCTGCTGGTTGTAATCAACGTATTTAAAACGAAGGCGGATATTACTTCCAACCCGTTGGCACTGATCGGTGAGCACGGCTTTACGCTGGCGAACTTCCCGGAAGCGATGAAAAAGATGAATTTCCTCACGGTATTCGGAAACTCGCTGCTGGTTACCTCCGTTTCCACGGTGCTGACACTGCTGGTATCCTCGATGGCGGCTTTCGTTATCGTCCGCAATAAGTGGAAAGCGTGCAACATCCTGTTTTCCGGAATGATTGCTTCGATGGTCATCCCGTTCCAGGTACTGATGATTCCGCTGGTATCTCTTTACGGTGGTATCTTCGGAGTGCTGAACAGCCGCACAACGCTGATTCTGATGCATGTCGGTTTCTCGCTGTCGATGGCAACCTTCATGTTCCACGGAGCGATTCACACCAATATTCCGCTGGAGCTGGAGGAAGCGGCGCTGATAGATGGCTGTACCAGATGGCAGACCTACTGGAGAATTGTATTCCCGCTGCTCAAACCGACGATTGCAACGGTTGCGATTATCGACGCGATGGCGTTCTGGAATGACTATCTGCTTCCGAGCCTTGTACTTGGACGCAAGGAACTGTATACGATCCCGATTGCCACCCAGGCTTTCTACGGTACATATTCTACCGATATGGGGCTTGTAATGGCGGCGCTGCTCCTGGCGATGCTGCCGATCCTGATTCTGTACCTGTTCCTGCAGAGATATATTGTAGAGGGTGTAACCTCCGGTGCAGTAAAAGGCTGA